The following are from one region of the Biomphalaria glabrata chromosome 12, xgBioGlab47.1, whole genome shotgun sequence genome:
- the LOC106076374 gene encoding sulfotransferase 1B1-like: MATIDKEPETGLASLIRKESCPEAYGWRVVGPTNLSDPLQHVENIRGFKIRDDDVILAAYPKCGTHWVWEITHMLLRQTTDYEKRCKEQVMLESNGGIARCEKEESPRIINSHFVFAHLPQEIIAKKSKIIHVWRNPKDTLVSFYYHYKSVIVDSRFTFSDVLETSMADKFTIHTQFEYLQQMSKFEEDHPDHPIIHLCYEEMKKEPIKVIQELARFLKVPADDEFCRKVADACSFENMKVINQSGQKMFPAEFSVSRGPGHKNPEIYRKGVVGDWKNHFTVSENERYDMIINRAGEKGLKFKFIYQ, translated from the exons ATGGCCACTATTGATAAGGAGCCTGAAACTGGCCTGGCTAGTTTAATCAGAAAAGAATCTTGCCCGGAGGCATACGGATGGCGAGTGGTCGGACCTACCAACTTGTCCGACCCGCTACAGCATGTCGAGAACATTAGAGGCTTTAAGATCAGGGATGATGACGTCATTCTGGCAGCGTACCCAAAGTGTG GTAcacattgggtgtgggagataaCTCACATGCTGCTCAGGCAGACGACGGACTACGAGAAGCGATGCAAGGAACAGGTTATGTTAGAATCTAATGGCGGGATAGCCAGGTGCGAGAAAGAGGAATCGCCCAGGATCATCAACAGCCACTTCGTGTTTGCTCACCTCCCACAAGAGATCATAGCCAAAAAGTCCAAG ATAATTCACGTTTGGAGAAATCCTAAAGATActttagtttctttttattatcattaCAAAAGTGTCATTGTGGACTCCAGATTTACCTTCTCTGATGTTCTAGAGACGTCGATGGCCGATAAAT TTACAATCCACACCCAGTTCGAGTACCTCCAGCAAATGTCAAAGTTCGAGGAGGACCACCCAGACCACCCTATCATACACTTGTGTTATGAGGAAATGAAAAAG GAACCAATCAAAGTAATCCAAGAACTGGCCAGGTTTTTGAAAGTTCCAGCAGATGATGAATTTTGCCGAAAAGTTGCAGACGCCTGTAGTTTTGAAAACATGAAAGTAATCAACCAATCAGGACAGAAAATGTTCCCTGCAGAATTCTCTGTGTCACGAGGGCCAGGTCATAAGAACCCAGAAATTTACCGAAAAG GTGTAGTTGGAGATTGGAAGAATCACTTCACGGTGTCTGAGAATGAAAGATATGATATGATCATAAACAGAGcaggagagaaagggttaaagTTTAAATTCATTTACCAATAA